One genomic segment of Primulina tabacum isolate GXHZ01 chromosome 9, ASM2559414v2, whole genome shotgun sequence includes these proteins:
- the LOC142555705 gene encoding LOW QUALITY PROTEIN: ACT domain-containing protein ACR8-like (The sequence of the model RefSeq protein was modified relative to this genomic sequence to represent the inferred CDS: deleted 1 base in 1 codon): MEWPTYLDEYEKLITRMSTPRVMIDNAGCATATRVMIDSGKKHRILLDAVQILTDLNLSIEKAYISSDGLWFMDVFHVTDLNGNKLTDESVLSYIEQSLETVHCRRSRSFNGLTALELTGTDRVGLLSEVFAVLSGLNCNLVEAKVWTHNGRIASLIYLKDDHSGSPIEDSQKLETIEAMLRNVLKVDNDIRSASTVVSMAVTPTERRLHQMMFADRDYERKPIIKTSEDSPVVLVQNYLERDYSVVNIQSKDRTRLLFDVICTLTDMEYVVFHATVDTTGDRASLEFFIRHMDGTPISSEAEKQRVVLCLQAAIERRTSQGVRLELCTPDRKGLLADVTRTFRENGLNVTRAEISTTVETAQNVFYVTDALGNIPDSKIIESVRQSIGLSNLKVKELPFIYHQKGEKEEATMGTGGAMLFSIGSLVRRNLYNLGLIRSFS, translated from the exons ATGGAGTGGCCGACGTATTTGGATGAATATGAGAAGCTTATTACTAGAATGTCCACCCCAAG GGTCATGATCGACAATGCCGGTTGCGCAACCGCAACCCGGGTTATG ATTGATAGTGGGAAAAAGCATAGGATTCTGTTGGATGCCGTTCAAATTCTTACGGATTTAAATCTGTCAATTGAGAAGGCTTATATTTCTTCAGATGGCCTGTGGTTTATGGACG TTTTCCATGTGACCGATTTGAATGGAAACAAATTAACCGACGAAAGCGTGTTGAGTTACATTGAACAG TCTCTTGAGACAGTTCACTGCAGAAGATCGAGAAGTTTCAATGGTCTAACAGCATTAGAATTAACTGGTACCGATCGAGTTGGTCTTTTATCTGAGGTTTTTGCAGTTCTATCTGGTTTGAACTGCAATTTGGTGGAAGCTAAGGTCTGGACTCACAATGGTCGAATTGCTTCCTTAATTTACCTAAAGGATGATCATTCGGGCTCACCGATCGAAGACTCACAAAAACTAGAAACAATCGAGGCCATGTTGAGGAATGTACTTAAAGTTGATAATGATATCCGAAGTGCCAGTACCGTGGTTTCGATGGCTGTCACGCCTACTGAGAGGAGGCTTCATCAAATGATGTTTGCTGACCGTGATTACGAGAGGAAGCCAATCATCAAGACTAGTGAAGATTCTCCTGTTGTCTTAGTTCAGAATTATTTGGAGAGGGATTATTCGGTTGTAAATATTCAGTCCAAGGATCGAACCAGGCTTCTGTTTGATGTCATCTGCACGCTAACAGACATGGAGTATGTCGTATTTCATGCCACAGTTGACACAACCGGAGATAGAGCATCCTTG gaaTTCTTCATAAGACACATGGATGGAACCCCCATCAGTTCAGAAGCTGAAAAACAACGCGTTGTTCTTTGCTTACAAGCTGCAATTGAAAGGAGGACATCTCAG GGTGTGAGGCTTGAGTTGTGCACACCTGATAGAAAAGGACTACTAGCTGATGTG ACTCGAACATTTCGTGAAAATGGCCTAAACGTCACAAGGGCTGAGATATCCACGACAGTTGAAACGGCCCAGAATGTTTTTTACGTGACAGATGCCCTTGGTAACATTCCAGATTCCAAGATCATCGAATCAGTTCGACAGAGTATCGGCTTGAGTAATCTGAAAGTAAAGGAATTGCCCTTTATATATCACCAAAAAGGCGAAAAAGAAGAGGCCACGATGGGTACAGGAGGAGCCATGTTGTTCTCAATTGGAAGCCTTGTGAGGAGGAATCTATACAATTTGGGATTGATCAGATCTTTTTCTTGA
- the LOC142555707 gene encoding germin-like protein subfamily 1 member 13 → MAIRFFLGYFALTSICLLAYASDPSPLQDFCVAVNDSQASVFVNGNICKNPKMVSADDFYFSGLNKPGNTSNPLGSRVTPVNVNQIPGLNTLGISLVRIDYAPYGLNPPHTHPRATEILVVVEGTLYVGFVTSNPANPNQKNKLFTKTLYPGDVFVFPEGLIHFQFNTGKTNAVAFAGLSSQNPGVITIANAVFGSQPPISIDVLTKAFQVDKNVIQYLQGQFWMNNN, encoded by the exons ATGGCCATTCGATTCTTTCTAGGTTATTTCGCATTGACTTCGATTTGTTTGTTAGCGTATGCATCTGATCCTAGCCCTCTTCAAGATTTCTGTGTGGCGGTTAATGATTCACAAGCATCTG TGTTTGTGAATGGAAATATTTGCAAGAATCCAAAGATGGTCTCGGCCGATGATTTCTATTTTAGTGGTTTGAACAAGCCCGGAAACACATCAAATCCATTAGGCTCGAGGGTTACTCCGGTTAATGTAAACCAAATTCCTGGGCTCAACACTCTGGGCATTTCATTGGTTCGTATTGATTATGCACCATACGGGCTCAACCCTCCTCACACGCATCCCCGTGCCACAGAAATCCTCGTTGTCGTTGAAGGAACTCTGTACGTTGGGTTCGTGACTTCCAACCCAGCAAATCCAAACCAAAAGAACAAGCTTTTTACCAAGACATTGTATCCAGGAGATGTGTTTGTGTTCCCTGAAGGCCTAATTCATTTTCAATTCAATACCGGAAAAACCAATGCGGTCGCATTTGCCGGGTTAAGTAGTCAGAATCCAGGAGTTATTACCATTGCAAATGCTGTTTTTGGCTCTCAACCACCGATTTCCATCGATGTTCTTACAAAGGCATTCCAAGTTGACAAAAATGTGATCCAATATCTTCAAGGACAGTTTTGGATGAACAACAACTAA
- the LOC142555708 gene encoding germin-like protein subfamily 1 member 14, whose translation MTTRFSLGFFILTLICSLASASDPSPLQDFCVAVDDSKASVFVNGKICKNPNMVSADDFYFNGLNKPGNTSNPLGSRVTPVNVNQIPGLNTLGISLVRIDYAPYGLNPPHTHPRATEILVVVEGTLYVGFVTSNPANPNQKNKLFTKTLHPGDVFVFPEGLIHFQFNTGKTNVVAFAGLSSQNPGVITIANAVFGSEPPISIDVLTKAFQVDKNVIQHLQGQF comes from the exons ATGACTACTCGTTTCTCTCTTGGCTTTTTTATATTAACTTTGATATGTTCATTAGCTTCTGCATCTGATCCTAGTCCTCTTCAAGACTTTTGTGTTGCGGTTGACGATTCGAAAGCTTCTG TGTTTGTGAACGGGAAGATTTGCAAGAACCCAAATATGGTATCGGCGGATGATTTCTATTTCAATGGTCTGAACAAGCCCGGAAACACGTCAAATCCATTAGGCTCAAGGGTTACTCCAGTTAATGTAAACCAAATTCCTGGGCTCAATACTTTGGGCATTTCATTGGTTCGAATTGACTATGCACCATACGGGCTCAACCCTCCTCACACGCATCCTCGTGCCACAGAAATTCTCGTTGTCGTTGAAGGAACTCTATACGTTGGCTTCGTGACTTCGAACCCAGCAAATCCGAACCAGAAGAACAAGCTTTTTACCAAGACACTACATCCAGGAGATGTGTTTGTATTTCCTGAAGGCCTCATTCATTTTCAGTTCAACACCGGAAAAACCAATGTCGTCGCATTTGCCGGATTAAGTAGTCAGAACCCTGGGGTCATCACCATTGCAAATGCTGTTTTTGGCTCCGAACCACCGATTTCTATCGATGTTCTTACCAAGGCATTCCAGGTTGACAAGAATGTGATTCAGCATCTTCAAGGACAATTTTAG
- the LOC142555709 gene encoding germin-like protein subfamily 1 member 14 — protein sequence MTTRFSLGFFILTLICSLASASDPSPLQDFCVAVDDSKASVFVNGKICKNPNMVSADDFYFNGLNKPGNTSNPLGSRVTPVNVNQIPGLNTLGISLVRIDYAPYGLNPPHTHPRATEILVVVEGTLYVGFVTSNPANPNQKNKLFTKTLHPGDVFVFPEGLIHFQFNTGKTNVVAFAGLSSQNPGVITIANAVFGSEPPISIDVLTKAFQVDKNVIQHLQGQFWMNNN from the exons ATGACTACTCGTTTCTCTCTTGGCTTTTTTATATTAACTTTGATATGTTCATTAGCTTCTGCATCTGATCCTAGTCCTCTTCAAGACTTTTGTGTTGCGGTTGACGATTCGAAAGCTTCTG TGTTTGTGAACGGGAAGATTTGCAAGAACCCAAATATGGTATCGGCGGATGATTTCTATTTCAATGGTCTGAACAAGCCCGGAAACACGTCAAATCCATTAGGCTCAAGGGTTACTCCAGTTAATGTAAACCAAATTCCTGGGCTCAATACTTTGGGCATTTCATTGGTTCGAATTGACTATGCACCATACGGGCTCAACCCTCCTCACACGCATCCTCGTGCCACAGAAATTCTCGTTGTCGTTGAAGGAACTCTTTACGTTGGGTTCGTGACTTCGAACCCAGCAAATCCGAACCAGAAGAACAAGCTTTTTACAAAGACATTGCATCCAGGAGACGTGTTTGTATTCCCTGAAGGCCTCATTCATTTTCAGTTCAACACCGGAAAAACCAATGTCGTCGCATTTGCCGGATTAAGTAGTCAGAACCCTGGAGTCATCACCATTGCAAATGCTGTTTTTGGCTCCGAACCACCGATTTCTATCGATGTTCTTACCAAGGCATTCCAGGTTGACAAGAATGTGATTCAGCATCTTCAAGGACAATTTTGGATGAATAACAACTAA